A single window of Nocardia sp. NBC_01327 DNA harbors:
- a CDS encoding fumarate hydratase codes for MTAPDFLYSDLLPIGADDTPYRLLTTEGVSTFEAGGRTFLQVEPEALRLLTAEAMHDISHYLRPAHLRQLRKIIDDPEASGNDRFVALDLLKNVNISAGGILPMCQDTGTAIVMGKKSEGVLTGADDAEWISRGVFDAYTKLNLRYSQLAPITMWDEKNTGQNLPAQVELYSDAGDPAHPAYKFLFMAKGGGSANKSFLFQETKAILNPDRMLEFLDEKIRSLGTAACPPYHLAVVIGGTSAEFALKTAKYASAHYLDNMPTEGSMSAHGFRDLELEEQVFKLTQSFGIGAQFGGKYFCHDVRVIRLPRHGASLPVAIAVSCSADRQARAKITAEGVFLEQLEREPAQYLPEQTDSILGGDVVKIDLNRPMAEIRDELSKYPVKTRLSLTGPLVVARDIAHAKIKERLDAGEPMPEYLREMAVYYAGPAKTPEGYASGSFGPTTAGRMDSYVDQFQAAGGSHVMLAKGNRSAQVTRACKEHGGFYLGSIGGPAARLALDCIKSVEVLEYPELGMEAVWKIEVEDFPAFIVVDDKGNDFFAETQKPIALRVRERSKERI; via the coding sequence GTGACCGCGCCTGACTTCCTGTACTCGGATCTGCTGCCGATCGGTGCCGATGACACGCCCTATCGATTGCTGACCACCGAGGGGGTCAGTACGTTCGAGGCCGGCGGGCGAACCTTTTTGCAGGTGGAGCCGGAGGCGCTGCGGTTGCTCACCGCGGAGGCGATGCATGACATCAGCCATTACCTGCGGCCCGCGCATCTGCGGCAGCTGCGCAAGATCATCGATGATCCCGAGGCCAGCGGTAACGACCGGTTCGTGGCGCTGGATCTGCTGAAGAACGTCAATATCTCCGCGGGCGGCATCCTGCCCATGTGCCAGGACACCGGCACGGCCATCGTCATGGGCAAGAAGTCCGAGGGTGTGCTCACCGGAGCCGATGACGCCGAGTGGATTTCGCGCGGTGTGTTCGACGCCTACACGAAGTTGAACCTGCGGTACTCGCAGCTCGCGCCCATCACCATGTGGGATGAGAAGAACACCGGGCAGAACCTGCCCGCACAGGTCGAGTTGTACTCGGACGCGGGCGATCCTGCGCATCCGGCGTACAAGTTCCTGTTCATGGCCAAGGGCGGCGGGTCGGCCAACAAGTCGTTCCTGTTCCAGGAGACCAAGGCGATCCTGAACCCCGATCGCATGCTGGAATTCCTGGACGAGAAGATCCGCTCGCTCGGCACCGCGGCCTGCCCGCCCTACCACCTGGCGGTCGTCATCGGCGGCACCAGCGCCGAATTCGCCTTGAAGACAGCGAAATACGCCTCCGCGCACTACCTGGACAATATGCCGACCGAGGGCTCCATGTCCGCGCACGGCTTCCGGGATCTGGAGCTCGAGGAGCAGGTCTTCAAGCTCACCCAGTCCTTCGGCATCGGTGCGCAGTTCGGCGGCAAGTACTTCTGCCACGATGTGCGCGTCATCCGCCTGCCGCGCCACGGCGCCTCGCTGCCGGTCGCCATCGCCGTGTCCTGCTCGGCCGACCGCCAGGCGCGCGCCAAGATCACCGCCGAGGGCGTATTCCTGGAGCAGCTGGAACGTGAACCGGCGCAGTACCTTCCGGAGCAGACCGATTCCATCCTCGGCGGCGATGTGGTCAAGATCGACCTCAACCGGCCGATGGCGGAGATTCGCGACGAGCTGTCGAAATACCCGGTGAAGACCCGTCTTTCGCTGACCGGTCCGCTGGTCGTGGCGCGCGATATCGCGCACGCCAAGATCAAGGAGCGCCTCGACGCGGGCGAGCCCATGCCGGAGTACCTGCGCGAGATGGCCGTCTACTACGCCGGTCCCGCCAAGACTCCCGAGGGTTATGCCTCCGGCTCCTTCGGCCCCACCACCGCCGGGCGCATGGACTCCTATGTGGACCAGTTCCAGGCCGCCGGCGGCTCGCACGTCATGCTGGCCAAGGGCAATCGCTCGGCGCAGGTCACCCGGGCCTGCAAGGAGCACGGCGGCTTCTATCTCGGCTCGATCGGCGGACCCGCGGCGCGACTCGCCCTCGACTGCATCAAATCCGTCGAAGTTCTCGAATACCCTGAACTCGGCATGGAAGCAGTCTGGAAGATCGAGGTCGAGGACTTCCCGGCCTTCATCGTCGTAGACGACAAGGGCAATGACTTCTTCGCCGAAACCCAGAAGCCGATCGCACTGCGGGTGCGAGAGCGGTCCAAGGAGCGAATCTGA
- a CDS encoding M15 family metallopeptidase, producing the protein MPAHRADSAPGRAALLTATLALCAGAGLLGAGAPGAHAAPASVQPGSGAQSGAAVAAETDGLDPLLATAYEQAAAEAQSEGVSLSITSGYRTPGQQEALWEDGIRTYGSPDAARQWVLPPEESTHVSGQAIDVGPRAGAQWLEDNGNRWGLCRTYDNEWWHFERVTLPGMPCPARLPDASQR; encoded by the coding sequence ATGCCTGCGCATCGGGCAGATTCGGCCCCCGGCCGGGCGGCGCTGCTGACCGCGACCCTCGCGCTGTGCGCGGGCGCCGGTCTGCTCGGCGCAGGTGCGCCCGGCGCGCATGCCGCACCCGCGAGTGTGCAGCCCGGATCCGGTGCGCAGTCCGGCGCCGCCGTCGCCGCCGAGACCGATGGTCTCGACCCGCTGCTGGCCACCGCCTACGAACAGGCGGCCGCCGAAGCGCAGTCCGAGGGCGTGTCGCTCTCCATCACCTCCGGCTACCGGACCCCCGGTCAGCAGGAGGCACTGTGGGAGGACGGAATTCGCACCTACGGCAGTCCCGATGCGGCGCGTCAGTGGGTGCTGCCGCCCGAGGAGTCCACCCACGTATCCGGTCAGGCCATCGATGTGGGTCCGCGCGCGGGCGCACAGTGGTTGGAGGACAACGGAAATCGCTGGGGTCTGTGCCGCACCTACGACAATGAGTGGTGGCACTTCGAGCGTGTCACCCTGCCTGGAATGCCCTGCCCGGCCCGACTACCGGACGCGAGCCAGCGCTGA
- a CDS encoding MarR family winged helix-turn-helix transcriptional regulator: protein MTETRWLDNVETRAWLGFVFTRDLIAAAVGRDSLRESNLTYVEYTVLARLADATDHRRSFAELAAVLEWSQSRLSHQITRMEKRGLVARESIPDDARRTAAVLTAKGELVLAGAAPAHVESVRRHMIDVLDSGQLTALADIYDTLLAHHRRPDTRNPR, encoded by the coding sequence GTGACCGAAACCCGTTGGCTCGACAATGTCGAGACGCGCGCGTGGCTCGGATTCGTGTTCACCCGCGACCTCATCGCCGCCGCGGTCGGACGCGACTCGCTGCGCGAATCCAACCTCACCTATGTCGAATACACCGTGCTGGCCCGCCTCGCCGATGCCACCGATCACCGTCGCAGCTTCGCCGAACTGGCGGCCGTCCTGGAATGGTCGCAGAGCCGGCTCTCGCATCAGATCACCCGAATGGAGAAGCGCGGGTTGGTAGCTCGCGAGTCCATTCCCGATGACGCCCGCCGCACCGCGGCCGTCCTCACCGCCAAGGGCGAGCTGGTGCTCGCGGGCGCGGCCCCCGCACACGTGGAAAGCGTGCGCCGCCACATGATCGACGTTCTCGACAGCGGTCAGCTGACCGCCCTGGCCGACATATACGACAC